Within the Maribacter sp. BPC-D8 genome, the region AGCTCTTGAAGGCTTTAAAACAGCACTAAACCCTTTAGAATGTAACTCTCATTCATGTACATTATCTTAAGGATAAAAAACATAACTTTGCACCTATTCAAAAAACAACCCAATGCAACCTGTTACCACTTCCCTACTTTCGGTAGTTGTTCCTTTATATAACGAACAAGACAATGCGGCTCTTCTAACACAGAAAATCCACGAAAGCTTGGTTGGCTACGATTATCAAATTATTTATATAGATGATTTCTCGACCGACAACACCAAAAAAGTAGTAAAAGGTCTTAAAGATGATAAGGTTCATTTAATTGAATTGAAGAAAAATTACGGACAGAGTTTAGCCCTGGCTGCAGGTCTTGATTATGCCGAAGGAGAATATATTATTACAATGGATGGGGATTTGCAAAACGATCCGTCTGATATTCCTCAAATGCTGACTTATGCCGTTAGTGGTGAATATGATGTAGTAACCGGTATTCGTCAAAAAAGGAAAGATTCTCTTGTTAAAAAAATACCTTCTAAAATTGCTAATTTTCTGGTACGCCGTGTTACCAAATTAGATATTAAAGATAACGGTTGTGCCTTAAAAGTTTTTACTAGGGATATAGCCAAAGACTTAAATTTATATGGTGAAATGCACAGGTTTATTACCCTACTGGCATTTCTTGAAGGCGGACAAATAAAGCAAGTACCAGTAAAACATCATGCACGTCATGCAGGGGTTTCTAAATACGGACTAGAGCGCGTTTTTAAAGTAGTTGCAGATATGATGCTATTACTTTTTATTCGTAAATACTTTCAACGCCCAATTCACCTATTCGGTATCTCTGGTTTTTTAATGATTTCAGCCGGTGTTCTTATTAATCTTTATTTGCTAATCGTTAAGTTAGGTTTTGGTGAAGATATTGGCACAAGACCTTTATTGACATTTGGTATGATGTTGATATTTGCAGGTATTCAACTATTCACAATAGGTATTGTAATGGAATTATTAATACGTACTTATTATGAATCTCAGAACAAAAGACCATACCGCATTAAAAAAGTAAGTGTAGGTGGCGAAGTTAAATAAGAAAGTAACCACCGGGTTAAAAGTACTGATCAGTGCCGTTTTAATTTATTTCATTTTTACTAAAATAAACGTAAGTGAGATAAAAGACATACTGGTTAAGAGTAATCCGCTTTACTTAATCTTAGCAGCCATATTCTTTATACTTTCTAAGTTCATTGGGGCAATACGCCTAAATCTATATTTTCATAGGCTTAACATCATGCTTACAAATGCAAGCAATTTTAAGCTTTACCTGTTGGGTATGTTCTACAACTTATTTTTACCTGGTGGTATTGGTGGCGATGCATACAAAGGCTATATTCTTAAGAAAACCTTTGATGTCAAAACCAAAAGAATGGTGAGTGTGCTAGTCCTAGATCGTCTTGGCGGACTATTATTACTATTCATATATGCCTGCGCATTATTGGCTTTTCATAATGCTGAAATATTAAATGGCTATCGTTGGATTTTCCTTTCAGCTATACCAATATCAGTTATCGTATTTTGGTTATTGAACAAGAAGTTTTTTAATTATGTACTACCCATATTCTGGAAAACAACAGCGTTATCTGCGCTGGTACAATTGGCACAATTAATTTGTATTTGGTTTATTTTGCTTGCCCTTAATATTGAAATGAATCAAATTTCATATCTCATCATTTTCTTGATTTCATCTATTGTAGCAGTAGTACCATTAACATTAGGAGGCATAGGAAGCCGTGAAGTAACCTTCTTCTATGGCGCAAAACTTTTGGGGCTAGACCAAAATATATCTGTTGGCGTAAGTGTGCTGTTCTTCTTAATAACAGCTTTGGTTTCGTTTATTGGTGTATGGTATCACTTTAAGAAGATTAAATTAGAATTGGCACATACTTCAAACCATTCAGCCAACGAATAGGGTTTAATAAATATGTAATAAGTGCATTTTACGAGTTACTTTCTTACGTGTATTCGGATTTAAAAATTTGCCTTGCAAACGCGTTATTCTGAATTGATCAACAGAGAGCTGAGAATCCCAATCAAAGCCTTTATCCTCTAGCATAGCCATCTCATCATCATTGACATATACCCAAACATCTTTTTTGTCTTTTAAACCTTCTGCGGTCGTAATTTGAACAGGAAACTGATTGTAAAAATCTAAAGACCACGTATAGTCTTTACCTACTTTATAAACTCGATTTACAGGAATATTTTTCTCTGAAATTACTTTAGACATTGAAGACCCACCTTGGTAGTCTAATAAATTAGGATAAAAATGTAAGTTCAAAACAGCATTCAAAAGTAATGATGCACAGACCGAAATCGTTATCAACTTCATATAAACACCTTCCCTTTTTAAGGCATAATAGATGATCAATATTGCAGCTCCAATTAAAAATACATATGCCACTGCACTTCTTAATTTAAAGACATAAAAGCATATTAATGCTGAAGCTATAAATACGATGCTAAGCACAAAGTACTGCCCTATCATTAAATACTTCAGCGTTTTTTCTTTGTTTTCCGTGTATAAATTATAGATATAAGCAGCAGTTATAACTGCAAAAAGTGGAATAGTAATATTTAAATAATGTGGCAATTTAAATTGCGCAAAACTGATAATAATAAAAATTAAAGTGATTCCGCCAACAGTTAAAAATTCAGAATCTTGAACGTTCTTAAATTTATGTTTTATAAATGCCTGTATTTTAGTGTAAAATGCCGTAATCCCTAATATCGTCCAAGGGAGAAAAACCCATAAGAATGTATGAAAGAAAAAGAAGTAATCGCTACTATTCTTACCAATACCTTCACCGCTTAAACGTTCAAAGCTTTGTTCCCAAAAAATAAAAAATATACCGCTACGATGATCTTTACCACGTATCACCTTTTCTGGATGCAGATCAAACTGCAAATAATAAGCATATAACATGGGTGTTATCGTCACTGCAAATACAAACAACGCCAATAGTACTTTCCAGCTTAAAAACGCTTTCCATTTACCTGTATAAAACAAATGACAAAGTATGGGCAATCCTATTACTAACAGAGCGATTTGCCCTTTGGTAGAGAAAGCGATACCTGCTGCAAAAGCGCCAATTGCAATAGCCGACACACTACCCTTCTCAATATATTTTGCCAGTTGCCAAATCGCTAAAATACTGAAGCCGGTTAACACAGCATCTGTACGAACGTCTATAGCACCCAAAACAATAGTCTGTGCAGTCATAAAAACTAATGCCGCAAGTTTACCAACATGTTTATTATAAAGTAGACTACCTAAGCCGTAACAACTATAGGCTGCTAATAAAGTGGATAATATGCCTGGAATACGGTAAGACCAATCATGAATACCGAATATTTTATACGATAAGGCAGCTAGCCAGTAATGCATGTGGGGCTTATCTAAATACTCTTCAGGACCTTTAAAAAGGCTAAAAAAATCATTCTCTTGCACCATTCTCATGGCCATCACAGAAAACTGTGCAGAATCATTTTCGAACAACGTTACAAACATACCTGCAACGTATACCAAGAAAATTAAAAGAATTAAAAACCAGTACCTTAGATTAGATATCATAGGGAGAATTTGCGAAGTGCAAATATAAATAACTTTACAAACAACCAACCGAATAGCGAGCCTATTACAGCACCAGTAATAATATCAAGTGGAAAATGTACTCCGATATATACTCGGCTAAATGCTACCAAGGCTGCCCACAGTACTAAAAACACCCCTAAATATTTAATACTAGATTTTAAAATAATACCAAAAAATACTGCTATTGCAAATGAATTTGACGCATGGGCAGAAAAATAACCAAATTTGCCGCCACAGTAACTTTTCACTAAACGCATATAAGGTTCAACTTCGGGATCATGACAAGGTCGTAATCGAGCTACACCGTACTTAAAAAAATTACCTAGTTGATCTGTAACCGTTATTAAAAGAGCAATAGATACCAAGAGTACCATTGTTTTCTTTCCCCCATATTTCTGAAACGAAAGGATCAGCAAGAATACATAGAGAGGTAAGGCACTCAGTTTATTGGTGATGAACTGAAAAAAAGTATCCCATTGGGGCGTACCCAACCCATTGAGGTATAAAAAAAAGTCTTTATCTAACTGTAAAAGCGCATCAAGCATAATCGTTAATCTTCGTATCTAGACACTTCTCGATCATAAAATGCAGTTGCATCTTTAATCAAGTTTTCAGCTTCTTCTTCCAATTCCTTTTCATCTTCCTTTGAGAATTCTTCAAGCCATTCTACCTCATCATCTTCTAGGTTAATTATAAACCTTGGAAACTCGGTGTGTACTACAAATATTGCTGTAGGGTAATCTGTATTATCACCTAATAAAAATTTCGGAAATTCCATAAAAATTGTAATCTATAAGTTGAAATGTAATTGTTGACAACAATCATAAATAGACTGTTACGCGGCAATTAATTTTTTAGTTAAATAATTAAATCGAAGATACAACATAATAGCAGATGCCGTTAGTCCGGTCAGTAAACCAATCCAAATTCCGGTACTCTTTAAATCTGTATGAAGACATAAATAATAACTGACAGGAAAACCAATTAACCAATACGAAATAAACGTTATTACGGTAGGTATTTTCACATCTTGCAACCCACGTAAAGCACCCAAAACAACTACCTGAATACCGTCTGATATTTGAAAAAAAGCTGCAATCAATAATAGTTCTGCGGCAATGACTAATACCTCTGTGTTATCAGCAAAATTAGTCATGTCATCAATATCTAAATATAACGACGGAAACCAATGCCTACCTATTAAGAAAAGCGCGGCAAATACAATTTCGAGTAAGAAAGTCAATAGA harbors:
- a CDS encoding glycosyltransferase family 2 protein; translated protein: MQPVTTSLLSVVVPLYNEQDNAALLTQKIHESLVGYDYQIIYIDDFSTDNTKKVVKGLKDDKVHLIELKKNYGQSLALAAGLDYAEGEYIITMDGDLQNDPSDIPQMLTYAVSGEYDVVTGIRQKRKDSLVKKIPSKIANFLVRRVTKLDIKDNGCALKVFTRDIAKDLNLYGEMHRFITLLAFLEGGQIKQVPVKHHARHAGVSKYGLERVFKVVADMMLLLFIRKYFQRPIHLFGISGFLMISAGVLINLYLLIVKLGFGEDIGTRPLLTFGMMLIFAGIQLFTIGIVMELLIRTYYESQNKRPYRIKKVSVGGEVK
- a CDS encoding lysylphosphatidylglycerol synthase transmembrane domain-containing protein, yielding MAKLNKKVTTGLKVLISAVLIYFIFTKINVSEIKDILVKSNPLYLILAAIFFILSKFIGAIRLNLYFHRLNIMLTNASNFKLYLLGMFYNLFLPGGIGGDAYKGYILKKTFDVKTKRMVSVLVLDRLGGLLLLFIYACALLAFHNAEILNGYRWIFLSAIPISVIVFWLLNKKFFNYVLPIFWKTTALSALVQLAQLICIWFILLALNIEMNQISYLIIFLISSIVAVVPLTLGGIGSREVTFFYGAKLLGLDQNISVGVSVLFFLITALVSFIGVWYHFKKIKLELAHTSNHSANE
- a CDS encoding ArnT family glycosyltransferase; protein product: MISNLRYWFLILLIFLVYVAGMFVTLFENDSAQFSVMAMRMVQENDFFSLFKGPEEYLDKPHMHYWLAALSYKIFGIHDWSYRIPGILSTLLAAYSCYGLGSLLYNKHVGKLAALVFMTAQTIVLGAIDVRTDAVLTGFSILAIWQLAKYIEKGSVSAIAIGAFAAGIAFSTKGQIALLVIGLPILCHLFYTGKWKAFLSWKVLLALFVFAVTITPMLYAYYLQFDLHPEKVIRGKDHRSGIFFIFWEQSFERLSGEGIGKNSSDYFFFFHTFLWVFLPWTILGITAFYTKIQAFIKHKFKNVQDSEFLTVGGITLIFIIISFAQFKLPHYLNITIPLFAVITAAYIYNLYTENKEKTLKYLMIGQYFVLSIVFIASALICFYVFKLRSAVAYVFLIGAAILIIYYALKREGVYMKLITISVCASLLLNAVLNLHFYPNLLDYQGGSSMSKVISEKNIPVNRVYKVGKDYTWSLDFYNQFPVQITTAEGLKDKKDVWVYVNDDEMAMLEDKGFDWDSQLSVDQFRITRLQGKFLNPNTRKKVTRKMHLLHIY
- a CDS encoding phosphatase PAP2 family protein, with the translated sequence MLDALLQLDKDFFLYLNGLGTPQWDTFFQFITNKLSALPLYVFLLILSFQKYGGKKTMVLLVSIALLITVTDQLGNFFKYGVARLRPCHDPEVEPYMRLVKSYCGGKFGYFSAHASNSFAIAVFFGIILKSSIKYLGVFLVLWAALVAFSRVYIGVHFPLDIITGAVIGSLFGWLFVKLFIFALRKFSL